DNA sequence from the bacterium genome:
TGGAATCTTTGGAACGGCGGGCGGACGGTCTCCAGGATCGAGCAGGCCGAACTGCGGCTGAAGGGGATCGCCGAGAGCGAGCGCCAGCTGCGGGAGGCGATCGCGCTCGATGTCAAGCAGGCTCATCTGCGCCTCAATGAGGCGTCCAAACGGCTGGAGGTGGCTGGACGGATGGCCGAACAGGCGCGGGCCAGCTTCGCGGTGACCGAGAAGCAGTATCAGCAGGGTCAGGCGTCGAACACCGATTACTTTGATGCACAATCCGAGCTGACCCGGGCCCTGCTGCAGCAGAGCGGTGCGGAGATCGAATCGGATCTGGCGCGCGCCAACTGGCGCCGCGCTGTGGGCCTCGGCGAAAAGGAGTACTCTCAATTCTGAAAGAGGAGTCTATGAAAGTCTTATCCCAGGTCGTGTTCGTCATCGCCGTTCTGATGCTCTTCAGCGGCTGCGGCAAAAAGGAGAGCGGCGTCATCACCGGCTCGGGAACGCTGGAGGCGACCGAGGTCCTGGTCAGCGCCAAATCGGGCGGCACTCTGACCGCCCTGCTGGTCGACGAGGGGGCATCGGTCTTAGCCGGGCAGCTCATCGCCGCCATCGACAGCGAAAAGATCGTCCTGCAGCAACAGCAGGCTCTGGCCGCGCTGGAGGAACTGCGGCTCAACCGCATCAACGCCTCTCGCCTCACCCGCACCGCCGGAGAGAACCTCGACAACCTCACCCGGAAGAGCCAGCGCATCGCAGTGCTGCTCGAGGATGGCAGTGCAACACAGCAGCAGTTCGATGATCTCGAGACCGCGCGCAAGGCGGCCGAGGCGCAATTCGAGAACGGGCGTACCAGTCTGGCCGCTCTCGACGCCAAGGAAGCGCAGCTCAAGGCGCAGATCGGGCTCATCGGCAGCCAGTTGCGCGACAGCCGCGTGACCGCGCCGATCAGCGGCGTCGTCATCGACACCTATATGGAAGCGGGCGAGGTGGCACGCCCGCTTGCGCCGGTGGTCACCCTGGCCGACCTGACGCGGATGTACGTCCGTATTTACCTCAAGGATAAGGATATCACGCGCATCCGGCTCAACGGCCCGGCGCAGCTCACCCTCTCCGGCTATCCCGGCAAGACCTTCCCCGGCCGGATCGTCTGGATCGCCGACAAGGCCGAGTTCACGCCCAAGAATGTGCAGACGCGCGAGGCGCGCTCCGATCTGGTCTATGCGGTCAAGGTGGCGGTGGACAACCCCGACGGCATCCTCAAAATCGGCATGCCAGCCGACGTGACCCTGCTCTGAGGGCTCGCCCGATGGCGTACGATATTCAAGTCTCCGGCCTGCGCAAGTCCTTCGGCGCGGTGACGGCCCTGGACCGACTCGGCCTGACCGTCCAGCCGGGGGAGATGCTCGGCCTGATCGGGCCCGACGGCGCCGGCAAGACCACCACTCTGCGCATCCTTTGCGGTCTACTCTTCGCCGACGCCGGCGACGTCCGCGTCGGCGGCCTTGACCCGCGCCGGGCGCCCCGCGAGGTGCGTCGCTTCCTCGGCTATATGCCGCAGCGCTTCTCGCTCTACCCGGATCTTACAGTTGCGGAAAACCTGCGCTTTTTCGCGGATCTCTTCCAGGTGCCCAAGGGAGAGCGCGAACGCCGCATGACCGAGCTACTGCACTTCAGCCGGCTCGCTCCCTTCACCAGCCGTCTCGCCGCCCGTCTCTCGGGGGGAATGAAACAAAAGCTCGCCCTCTCCTGCACCCTGATCCACACGCCCAGGATCCTGATGCTGGACGAGCCGACCACGGGCGTCGACCCGGTCTCCCGGCGGGAGTTCTGGGAGATCCTCGGCACCCTGAACCAGGAGGGTGTGACCATTCTCGTGACCACTCCGTACATGGATGAAGCGGCGCGCTGCGACCGGGTGGCGTTTATTCACAAGGGGCGGCTGCTCACCGTCGAGCGCCCGGAGGCCATCCCGGGGCTCTACACCAAGAAACTCTTCGAGGTGGTCACGCCGGATAATCTCGTGGCGGCGCGCCTCTTACGCGCCAGCGGGGCTTTCACAAGGGTCCAGGTCTTCGGCGACCGGATTCACCTCAGCGCCTCGGGGGATGACGAAACCTTGCAGCATCAGGTGACCGCGTTGCTGGAGGCGGCCGGCATCCGCGCCGATTCGGTCGCCCCGATTGCGGCGGGGATTGAGGACGTGTTTGTCGAATTGCTAAAGTGAGCAGTGCCATGACAGAAGCGTACTCCGTTCAGGTGGAGGGGATTTCGCGCCGTTTCGGCGATTTTGTTGCCGTCGACGGCATCAGCTTCAAGGTGCGCGAGGGCGAGATCTTTGGCTTCCTCGGCGCCAATGGCGCGGGCAAGACCACGACCATCCGTATGCTCTGCGGGCTGCTGCTGCCCTCCTCCGGCAGGGCCACGGTCGCGGGTTATGACATTTACTCGGAGACGGCGCAGATCAAGGCTACCATCGGTTACATGTCACAGAAATTCTCGCTCTACGACGATCTGACCGTCGCGCAGAACCTCGATTTCTACGGCGGGATCTACGGCCTCTCGCGGGAGGAACTCGGCCGGGCCATCACCTCCGCCATCGCCACGACCGATCTAAAGCAGCATCTGGGCAAGCTGACCCGCGATATTCCCACCGGCTGGAAGCAGCGTCTGGCCCTGACCTGTGCCATCCTCCACGAGCCCAGGATCCTCTTTCTCGACGAGCCCACCGGGGGTGTCGATCCGATCTCACGGCGGGAGTTTTGGGGGCTGATTTATGATCTGTCCGAAAGGGGGACCACTGTCTTCGTCACAACCCACTATATGGACGAGGCCGAATACTGCAACCGGCTGTCGATCATGCATGACGGCCGGATTATCGCCCTGGGCTCGCCGCGTGAGCTCAAGGAGCGCTACCGCAAATCGACCATCGAGGCGCTTTTTATCGATCTAGTGCGGCAAGAAAGCCGCAAAGCGGAGACCGTATGAGGGCGCGCATCCTGGCGATCGTCCGCAAGGAATTACTCCACATTTTGCGCGATCCGCGTAGCCTGGTCATCATCTTCCTTCTCCCGATCCTGATGGTGCTGCTCTATGGTCACGCGATCACCTTCGACATCCGCGACATCCGGCTGGGGCTGCTCGATGAGGACAAGAGCCCGGCAGCGCGTGATCTGGTGGAGGGTTTGATCAGTTCGAATTATTTTCAGTTGAGCGGCATCCTCGAACGCCGCGAAGCGATCGAGGAGGCCTTTCTCCACCGCCGGATGATTGCGGTGCTAATCATTCCGCGGGGATTTGGTGCCTCCTACGGGAGCCGGCCGCTGAGCGAGGTGCAGGTGATTCTCGACGGCTCCAACGCCAACACCGCGACCGTGGCGATGAATTATATTCGGGCCTATTTCGTCAACCGCTCACTGCAGGCCAATGCCCTGGTGCTGCAGCCGCCGATTGAGCTGCAGCCGCGTGTCTGGTACAATCCCGATCTCAAGAGCGTCAATTTTATCGTCCCCGGCTTGGTGGCGATCATCATGATGCTGATCTGCGCCCTGCTCACCTCGGTGACGGTGGCACGTGAACGCGAGACCGGGACGATGGAGCAGATCCTGGTTTCGCCGGTGCGCGCCCTGGAGATTATCGCCGGGAAAACCCTGCCGTACATCCTCCTGGCCTTTCTCGCCGGGTTGCTGGTGATTCTCTTCGCCTGGATCTGGTTCGGGGTCCCCTTCCGCGGCGAACCCCTGTGGCTGCTCTTCTATGCCCTGATCTTCATCTACACCTGTTTGAGCCTGGGGATTTTTATCTCAGCGCGCGTGCCCAATCAGCAGCTGGCCCTGATGTTCGCGATGGTCTCGACCTTTCTCCCCTCGATCCTGCTTTCGGGTTTTATCTTTCCGGTCGCCTCGATGCCGAGGCTGCTGCAATACCTCAGCTATATTGTCCCGGCCAAATACTTTCTCGTTATCATCCGCGGCCTCATGCTTAAGGGGGTGGAGGGCGCCCAGCTCTGGCAGCCGGCCCTCTTTTTGCTGGCTTTCGGGACCGTGCTGATCCTGATCAGCGTCAAGCGCTTCAAGATCAATCTGGAGGAGTAGCGGGTGATCAAGATCCTGCATATCATCAAGAAGGAGTTTATCCAGATCCGCCGCGACCGCAGCATGCTGGGCATCCTGTTTGTGGTACCGGTGGTGCAACTGTTGCTGCTCGGTTTCGTCATCTCCAGCGAGGTTCGCAACATCAGGACCGTCATTTGCGATCTCGATAATTCATCCGCGAGCCGTCGGATCGTCGAGCATATCCGTCAGTCGGGATATTTTAATGTGGCCTATTACGACCCGAGGCCGGGCCGAATGCAGGCGTACCTGGACCGCGGCCGTGCTGCGGTGGCGGTGGTAATTCCTGAGGATTTCAACGCCCGGCTGCAGCGGGGCGAGCGTACCGCCCTGCAAGTGCTGGTCGATGGCCAGGATTCCAACACCTCGACCATTGCCCTAGGGTACATCAACGGCATTCTGCAGCGTGATCTGACCGACCAGATCGAGGCGCGGTTGCAAACGAGCGAGGTTGCCGCGGAGGTTCATCTTGTCTCCCCCAATCTGCGCGTCTGGTACAACGAGGAACTCAAGAATTCGGACTATATGGTGCCGGGGATTGTGGTTTTTCTCCTCACCATGGTCACGACGCTGGTGAGCGCGATGGGGCTGGTGCGCGAGCGCGAGATCGGCACGATGGAGCAGCTGCTGGTGGCGCCCATCAAGAAGCACGAGCTGCTGATCGGCAAGCTGGTGCCCTTTGCGGTGCTCGGTCTGATCGAGCTGGCTTTCGGGCTGACAGTCGCGCGCATCGTTTATACGATTCCGCTGGCTGGACATCTCGGTTTGCTGATACTCTTCGCCCTGATTTATCTCTTCACCACCCTTGGACTGGGGTTGTTCATCTCCGCCTCCTCGGCGACGCAGCAGCAGGCGATGTTTCTGACCCTCTTTTTCCTGATGTTTTTCCTGCTGATGTCCGGTTTTCTCTTCCCGATCGAGAACATGCCGAGAGTGATGCAGATGATCAGCCTGGTCAATCCGATGCGCTATTTCGTGCTGGTCGTACGCGAGCTTTTAATCAAGGGGGCGGGGTTGCACCATCTCTACACCCAGGGTCTGGCGCTGCTGGTTTTTGGTGCAGTGATCTTTTCGTTTGCGGTGCTGCGGTTTCAGAG
Encoded proteins:
- a CDS encoding efflux RND transporter periplasmic adaptor subunit; this translates as MKVLSQVVFVIAVLMLFSGCGKKESGVITGSGTLEATEVLVSAKSGGTLTALLVDEGASVLAGQLIAAIDSEKIVLQQQQALAALEELRLNRINASRLTRTAGENLDNLTRKSQRIAVLLEDGSATQQQFDDLETARKAAEAQFENGRTSLAALDAKEAQLKAQIGLIGSQLRDSRVTAPISGVVIDTYMEAGEVARPLAPVVTLADLTRMYVRIYLKDKDITRIRLNGPAQLTLSGYPGKTFPGRIVWIADKAEFTPKNVQTREARSDLVYAVKVAVDNPDGILKIGMPADVTLL
- a CDS encoding ABC transporter ATP-binding protein, giving the protein MAYDIQVSGLRKSFGAVTALDRLGLTVQPGEMLGLIGPDGAGKTTTLRILCGLLFADAGDVRVGGLDPRRAPREVRRFLGYMPQRFSLYPDLTVAENLRFFADLFQVPKGERERRMTELLHFSRLAPFTSRLAARLSGGMKQKLALSCTLIHTPRILMLDEPTTGVDPVSRREFWEILGTLNQEGVTILVTTPYMDEAARCDRVAFIHKGRLLTVERPEAIPGLYTKKLFEVVTPDNLVAARLLRASGAFTRVQVFGDRIHLSASGDDETLQHQVTALLEAAGIRADSVAPIAAGIEDVFVELLK
- a CDS encoding ABC transporter ATP-binding protein, with amino-acid sequence MTEAYSVQVEGISRRFGDFVAVDGISFKVREGEIFGFLGANGAGKTTTIRMLCGLLLPSSGRATVAGYDIYSETAQIKATIGYMSQKFSLYDDLTVAQNLDFYGGIYGLSREELGRAITSAIATTDLKQHLGKLTRDIPTGWKQRLALTCAILHEPRILFLDEPTGGVDPISRREFWGLIYDLSERGTTVFVTTHYMDEAEYCNRLSIMHDGRIIALGSPRELKERYRKSTIEALFIDLVRQESRKAETV
- a CDS encoding ABC transporter permease, with product MRARILAIVRKELLHILRDPRSLVIIFLLPILMVLLYGHAITFDIRDIRLGLLDEDKSPAARDLVEGLISSNYFQLSGILERREAIEEAFLHRRMIAVLIIPRGFGASYGSRPLSEVQVILDGSNANTATVAMNYIRAYFVNRSLQANALVLQPPIELQPRVWYNPDLKSVNFIVPGLVAIIMMLICALLTSVTVARERETGTMEQILVSPVRALEIIAGKTLPYILLAFLAGLLVILFAWIWFGVPFRGEPLWLLFYALIFIYTCLSLGIFISARVPNQQLALMFAMVSTFLPSILLSGFIFPVASMPRLLQYLSYIVPAKYFLVIIRGLMLKGVEGAQLWQPALFLLAFGTVLILISVKRFKINLEE
- a CDS encoding ABC transporter permease, encoding MIKILHIIKKEFIQIRRDRSMLGILFVVPVVQLLLLGFVISSEVRNIRTVICDLDNSSASRRIVEHIRQSGYFNVAYYDPRPGRMQAYLDRGRAAVAVVIPEDFNARLQRGERTALQVLVDGQDSNTSTIALGYINGILQRDLTDQIEARLQTSEVAAEVHLVSPNLRVWYNEELKNSDYMVPGIVVFLLTMVTTLVSAMGLVREREIGTMEQLLVAPIKKHELLIGKLVPFAVLGLIELAFGLTVARIVYTIPLAGHLGLLILFALIYLFTTLGLGLFISASSATQQQAMFLTLFFLMFFLLMSGFLFPIENMPRVMQMISLVNPMRYFVLVVRELLIKGAGLHHLYTQGLALLVFGAVIFSFAVLRFQSRVK